The following coding sequences are from one Oryzisolibacter sp. LB2S window:
- a CDS encoding MurR/RpiR family transcriptional regulator, whose protein sequence is MTNRKLKSSQEAILSYANADAFLADLRARYPQLSRQLQAIARHVEHSGAHIALQGIQDVARHCGVQPSAVVRFAKHFGFHGYTQLQQLFRAGAARQLAPQRDYQDRIRGLIDAGTGPMSGAQIAHEVVEGGLASLRALQTGLADAPIDAAVDLLAQAPALWLAAARRAFPVGAYLAYALQHTSKPVHWLHGLGAMQMGELRAMAPGDVIVAVSFEPYASETLELAEAALERGARLLALTDSPLSPLAARASVTLVAQDSATFGFRSLTGTLCLAQSLFIALAYRMELVSA, encoded by the coding sequence ATGACAAATAGAAAATTAAAGTCGTCCCAGGAGGCAATCCTTTCCTACGCGAACGCGGACGCCTTTCTTGCCGATCTGCGCGCCCGCTATCCGCAGCTGAGCCGCCAGTTGCAGGCCATCGCGCGCCATGTGGAGCACAGCGGCGCGCACATCGCGCTGCAGGGCATACAGGATGTGGCGCGGCATTGCGGCGTGCAGCCCTCGGCCGTCGTGCGCTTCGCCAAGCATTTCGGCTTTCATGGCTACACGCAGCTGCAGCAGCTGTTTCGCGCCGGTGCGGCGCGCCAGCTCGCGCCCCAGCGCGACTACCAGGACCGCATCCGCGGCCTGATCGACGCCGGCACCGGGCCGATGTCGGGCGCGCAGATTGCGCATGAGGTCGTCGAAGGTGGTCTGGCCAGCCTGCGGGCGTTGCAGACCGGTCTGGCGGACGCGCCCATAGACGCCGCCGTGGATCTTCTCGCTCAAGCTCCCGCGCTCTGGCTCGCGGCCGCGCGGCGCGCGTTTCCCGTGGGCGCCTACCTGGCCTATGCGCTGCAGCACACGTCCAAGCCCGTGCACTGGCTGCACGGCCTGGGCGCGATGCAGATGGGCGAATTGCGCGCCATGGCGCCGGGCGACGTGATCGTGGCCGTGTCGTTCGAGCCCTATGCGAGCGAGACGCTGGAGCTCGCCGAGGCGGCGCTGGAACGCGGCGCGCGCCTGCTGGCCCTCACCGACAGCCCGCTCTCGCCTCTGGCGGCGCGCGCCAGCGTCACCCTTGTGGCACAGGACAGCGCCACCTTCGGCTTTCGCTCGCTCACGGGCACGTTGTGCCTGGCGCAGTCGCTGTTCATCGCCCTCGCCTACCGCATGGAGCTGGTGTCGGCATGA
- a CDS encoding AlkA N-terminal domain-containing protein encodes MATEDLTDDDARYLALKARDARFDGRFFTGVTSTGIYCRPVCAVRTPRRENCRFFALAAQAESAGFRPCLRCRPELAPQAAPWTLQDASGILVRHALRLLDAPEAWCAPGGGPLMAWLAVRLGVSDRHLRRIFEATLGISPLQYLQTRRLLTAKQLLTDTRLPVTQVALASGFASVRRFNAAFSAHYGMQPSQLRREGAAADGGSHPVRLGYRPPLDAAALLGFFAARSIPGLEQVDGLTLRRTVRWAGAEQTCAGWLEARFEPAHNQLLLRTSDSLQPVLAPLIARVRALLDLDADPEPIDAVLQPFFGPGEGLRVPGALDGFELAVRAVLGQQVTVAAARTLAGRLVAALGEPIATPWPGLDRLFPSAAALAAADGDALGRLGIVRQRQAAIVALARAVDQGQIQLHATSDVEATIAALRALPGVGDWTAQYIAMRALRWPDAFPAGDVALHKALGVQGQPQAARAAAEAAQAWRPWRSYGVMRAWHSLSNSLSNQ; translated from the coding sequence ATGGCCACCGAGGACTTGACCGACGACGACGCACGCTATCTGGCGCTCAAGGCACGCGATGCGCGCTTTGACGGACGCTTCTTCACGGGCGTGACCTCCACCGGCATCTACTGCCGCCCGGTCTGCGCCGTGCGCACGCCCAGGCGCGAGAACTGCCGCTTCTTCGCGCTCGCGGCCCAGGCCGAGAGCGCGGGCTTTCGCCCCTGTCTGCGCTGCCGGCCGGAGCTGGCGCCCCAGGCCGCGCCGTGGACGCTGCAGGACGCCTCGGGCATTCTGGTGCGCCACGCGCTGCGGCTGCTGGACGCACCCGAGGCCTGGTGCGCGCCCGGTGGCGGCCCGCTCATGGCCTGGCTGGCCGTGCGCCTGGGCGTGAGCGACCGCCACCTGCGCCGCATCTTCGAGGCCACGCTGGGCATATCGCCGCTGCAGTATCTGCAGACGCGCCGGCTGCTCACGGCCAAGCAGCTGCTGACGGACACGCGCCTGCCCGTCACCCAGGTGGCGCTGGCCAGCGGGTTTGCGAGCGTGCGGCGCTTCAACGCCGCCTTCAGCGCGCACTACGGCATGCAGCCCAGCCAACTGCGGCGCGAGGGTGCGGCCGCCGATGGCGGCAGCCACCCTGTGCGGCTGGGCTACCGCCCACCGCTCGACGCGGCGGCGCTGCTCGGCTTTTTTGCGGCGCGCAGCATCCCCGGCCTCGAGCAGGTCGACGGGCTGACGCTGCGCCGCACAGTGCGCTGGGCCGGCGCCGAGCAGACCTGCGCGGGCTGGCTGGAGGCGCGCTTCGAGCCCGCACACAACCAGCTGCTGCTGCGCACCAGCGACAGCCTGCAGCCGGTGCTCGCGCCCCTCATAGCGCGCGTGCGCGCCCTGCTCGACCTGGACGCCGACCCCGAGCCCATCGACGCCGTGCTCCAGCCCTTCTTCGGCCCGGGCGAGGGCCTGCGCGTGCCCGGCGCGCTCGACGGCTTCGAGCTCGCGGTGCGCGCCGTGCTCGGCCAGCAGGTCACGGTGGCCGCGGCGCGCACGCTCGCGGGCCGACTCGTGGCCGCGCTGGGCGAGCCGATTGCCACGCCCTGGCCGGGGCTCGATCGCCTGTTTCCGAGTGCCGCCGCGCTGGCTGCTGCCGACGGCGATGCGCTGGGCCGGCTGGGCATAGTGCGCCAGCGCCAGGCGGCCATCGTGGCGCTGGCGCGCGCCGTGGACCAGGGCCAGATCCAGCTGCATGCGACGAGCGACGTGGAGGCCACCATCGCCGCGCTGCGCGCGCTGCCCGGCGTGGGCGACTGGACGGCCCAGTACATCGCCATGCGCGCGCTGCGCTGGCCCGACGCCTTCCCCGCGGGCGACGTGGCGCTGCACAAGGCGCTGGGCGTGCAGGGCCAGCCCCAGGCCGCGCGCGCCGCCGCCGAGGCCGCCCAGGCCTGGCGCCCCTGGCGCAGCTATGGCGTCATGCGGGCCTGGCATTCACTATCGAATTCACTATCGAATCAGTAG
- a CDS encoding methylated-DNA--[protein]-cysteine S-methyltransferase, with protein sequence MQYPDDTVQCRITTALGDVYLAATPRGLVGLWFAGQCHLPARLAGVQAWATDDAHPVLRAAAEQLRQYLAGARTRFELPLDLSGGTPFQQSVWRALLDIPPGATTSYGALARQIGMPSAVRAVGAAVGRNPISVVVPCHRVLGGDGGLTGYAGGIERKKALLRLEGVSPASMASPATGG encoded by the coding sequence ATGCAATACCCCGATGACACGGTGCAATGCCGCATCACCACGGCCCTGGGCGACGTGTATCTGGCCGCGACCCCGCGCGGCCTGGTCGGCCTGTGGTTTGCCGGCCAGTGCCACCTGCCGGCGCGCCTTGCCGGCGTGCAGGCCTGGGCCACGGACGACGCCCACCCCGTGCTGCGCGCCGCGGCCGAGCAGCTGCGCCAATACCTGGCCGGCGCCCGCACGCGCTTTGAGCTGCCGCTGGACCTCTCGGGCGGCACGCCGTTTCAGCAGTCCGTGTGGCGCGCGCTGCTGGACATCCCGCCGGGCGCGACGACGAGCTACGGCGCGCTCGCACGCCAGATCGGCATGCCCTCGGCCGTGCGCGCCGTGGGTGCGGCCGTGGGACGCAACCCAATCAGCGTGGTTGTGCCCTGCCACCGCGTGCTGGGCGGCGACGGCGGCCTCACGGGATACGCGGGCGGCATCGAACGCAAAAAGGCGCTGCTGCGGCTGGAGGGGGTGTCGCCGGCGTCCATGGCTTCCCCTGCGACAGGCGGCTGA
- a CDS encoding propionate--CoA ligase, which produces MAANYADFYRRSIDERDAFWAEQARLIDWQQQPQQICQYDNPPFAKWFVGGTTNLCHNAVDRHVATRGQQNALVAISTETNTERAYSYAELHQEVQRMAAVLQSLGVKQGDRVLIYMPMIAEAAFAMLACTRIGAIHSVVFGGFASSSLASRIEDAEPVVVVSADAGSRGGKVVPYKPLLDEAIELSKHKPAAVLLVDRGLAPAAMRAGRDHDWAALRAQHVDAQVPCVWVESNEPSYTLYTSGTTGKPKGVQRDTGGYAVALAASMRHIFDAKAGEVYFSTSDIGWVVGHSYIVYGPLLAGMTTIFYEGLPIRPDAGIWWSIVEKYKVTHMFSAPTAVRVLKKQDPEYLTKYDIKSLKALWLAGEPLDEPTAQWISGALNVPIIDNYWQTETGWPILTLCNGVEKQNARFGSPGKAVYGYNVKLIDENTGEELTTPNQKGVVAIEGPLPPGCLQTVWRDDARFVNTYWNSVPGRMVYSTFDWGIRDADGYYFILGRTDDVINVAGHRLGTREIEECIASHANIAEVAVVGVADQLKGQVAMAFAVPRDSSALVDDAARLKFEGEVMKQVDAQLGAVARPARVIFVNMLPKTRSGKLLRRALQAVAERRDTGDLTTMEDPVALQQIKELLG; this is translated from the coding sequence ATGGCAGCCAACTACGCCGACTTCTACCGTCGCTCCATCGACGAGCGCGATGCCTTCTGGGCCGAGCAGGCCCGCCTGATCGACTGGCAGCAGCAGCCGCAGCAGATCTGCCAGTACGACAACCCGCCGTTTGCCAAGTGGTTCGTGGGCGGCACGACCAACCTGTGCCACAACGCCGTGGACCGCCATGTGGCCACGCGCGGCCAGCAGAACGCGCTCGTGGCCATCTCCACCGAGACCAATACCGAGCGCGCCTACAGCTATGCCGAGCTGCACCAGGAGGTGCAACGCATGGCGGCCGTGCTGCAGTCGCTGGGCGTCAAGCAGGGCGACCGCGTGCTCATCTACATGCCCATGATCGCCGAGGCCGCCTTTGCCATGCTGGCCTGCACGCGCATCGGCGCCATCCACTCGGTGGTGTTCGGGGGCTTCGCCTCGTCGTCACTGGCCTCGCGCATCGAGGATGCCGAGCCCGTGGTCGTCGTGAGCGCCGACGCCGGTTCGCGCGGCGGCAAGGTCGTGCCCTACAAGCCGCTGCTCGATGAGGCCATCGAGCTCTCCAAGCACAAGCCCGCCGCCGTGCTGCTCGTGGACCGCGGCCTGGCCCCGGCCGCCATGCGCGCCGGGCGCGACCATGACTGGGCCGCGCTGCGCGCCCAGCATGTCGATGCCCAGGTGCCCTGCGTGTGGGTGGAGTCCAACGAGCCCAGCTACACCCTCTACACCAGCGGCACCACCGGCAAGCCCAAGGGCGTGCAGCGCGACACCGGCGGCTACGCCGTGGCCCTGGCGGCCAGCATGCGCCACATCTTCGACGCCAAGGCCGGCGAGGTCTACTTCAGCACCAGCGACATCGGCTGGGTCGTGGGCCACAGCTACATCGTCTACGGCCCGCTGCTCGCCGGCATGACCACCATCTTCTACGAGGGCCTGCCGATTCGCCCCGACGCCGGCATCTGGTGGAGCATCGTCGAAAAGTACAAGGTCACGCACATGTTCTCGGCGCCCACGGCCGTGCGCGTGCTCAAGAAGCAGGACCCCGAATACCTCACCAAGTACGACATCAAGAGCCTCAAGGCCCTGTGGCTGGCCGGCGAGCCGCTCGACGAGCCCACGGCCCAGTGGATCAGCGGCGCGCTCAACGTGCCCATCATCGACAACTACTGGCAGACCGAGACCGGCTGGCCCATCCTCACGCTGTGCAACGGTGTCGAGAAGCAGAACGCGCGCTTCGGCAGCCCCGGCAAGGCGGTCTACGGCTACAACGTCAAGCTCATCGACGAGAACACGGGCGAGGAGCTCACCACCCCCAACCAGAAGGGCGTGGTCGCCATCGAAGGCCCGCTGCCCCCGGGGTGCCTGCAGACCGTGTGGCGCGACGATGCGCGCTTCGTCAACACCTACTGGAACAGCGTTCCCGGCCGCATGGTCTACAGCACCTTCGACTGGGGCATTCGCGACGCCGACGGCTACTACTTCATCCTGGGCCGCACCGACGACGTGATCAACGTCGCCGGCCACCGCCTGGGCACGCGCGAGATCGAGGAATGCATCGCCAGCCACGCCAACATCGCCGAGGTGGCCGTGGTCGGTGTGGCCGACCAGCTCAAGGGCCAGGTGGCCATGGCCTTCGCCGTGCCGCGCGATTCGTCGGCCCTGGTCGATGATGCAGCGCGCCTCAAATTCGAGGGCGAGGTCATGAAGCAGGTGGACGCCCAGCTCGGCGCCGTGGCCCGCCCGGCGCGCGTGATCTTCGTCAACATGCTGCCCAAGACGCGCAGCGGCAAGCTGCTGCGCCGCGCCCTGCAGGCCGTGGCCGAGCGCCGCGACACGGGCGACCTGACGACCATGGAAGACCCCGTGGCGCTGCAGCAGATCAAGGAGCTGCTGGGCTGA
- a CDS encoding isochorismatase family protein, whose product MLLDATESQLVLVDYQERLMPAIFEGQAALANAIRLAQIAQMVEVPVWGTEQNPTRLGPNDAALRALCDRTLSKMHFSAAADGLGAWLRPPARPQGGNARSMPRHLQKARAQEQQGAERPSIVIAGCEAHVCLLQTALELIEEEFEVWVVTDACSSRTERSRDAAFDRLAGAGAELVTTEMVAFEWLRSCEHSAFKDMLALVK is encoded by the coding sequence ATGCTGCTTGACGCAACCGAATCCCAACTCGTGCTCGTGGACTACCAGGAGCGCCTGATGCCCGCCATCTTCGAGGGCCAGGCCGCGCTGGCCAACGCCATCCGGCTCGCGCAGATCGCCCAAATGGTCGAGGTGCCCGTCTGGGGCACGGAGCAAAACCCCACGCGCCTGGGGCCCAACGATGCCGCGCTGCGCGCCCTGTGCGACCGCACCCTCTCCAAGATGCACTTCAGCGCCGCGGCCGACGGCCTGGGCGCATGGCTGCGCCCGCCCGCCAGGCCCCAGGGCGGCAACGCGCGCAGCATGCCGCGGCATCTGCAGAAGGCGCGCGCGCAGGAGCAGCAGGGCGCCGAGCGCCCGAGCATCGTCATCGCCGGCTGCGAGGCCCATGTCTGCCTGCTGCAGACGGCGCTCGAGCTCATCGAGGAAGAGTTCGAGGTCTGGGTGGTGACCGATGCCTGCAGCTCGCGCACCGAGCGAAGCCGCGACGCCGCGTTCGACCGCCTGGCCGGCGCGGGCGCCGAGCTCGTGACGACCGAGATGGTGGCCTTCGAGTGGCTGCGCAGCTGCGAGCACTCGGCCTTCAAGGACATGCTGGCCCTTGTCAAATAG
- a CDS encoding PQQ-dependent sugar dehydrogenase, giving the protein MGIGGGVSAQQAPRSAPPVAPVAARSQASVQVIASGLEHPWGLAFLPAGRFLVSERPGRLRVIEPDGRLGPALAGLPRVAAGGQGGLLDVIADADFARNRRIFFCYSEPAAEGGANGTALASATLAPDMAALQGVQVLFRQSPTVASRLHFGCRIVQAPGGALFLTLGERYSRSDDAQRLDNHLGKVVRLAPTGGAAPGNPLAGREGALPEIWSWGHRNPQGAAWGPDGRLWIHEHGPQGGDEINRPEPGRNYGWPVITYGENYGGGRIGEGVAKAGMEQPLHYWLPSIAPSGMAFLTSDNYGADWRGSLFVGSLKFARLHRLQLQDGRVVRDEYLLAGLGARIRDVRQGPDGWLYLLTDSADGQLLRLRQ; this is encoded by the coding sequence ATGGGCATCGGCGGAGGTGTTTCGGCGCAGCAGGCACCACGCTCGGCGCCGCCGGTCGCGCCCGTGGCCGCGCGCAGCCAGGCGTCGGTGCAGGTCATTGCCTCGGGCCTGGAGCATCCCTGGGGTCTGGCGTTTCTGCCCGCGGGGCGCTTTCTGGTCAGCGAGCGGCCCGGCCGCCTGCGCGTGATCGAGCCCGACGGCCGCCTGGGCCCGGCGCTCGCCGGTCTGCCGCGGGTGGCGGCGGGTGGGCAGGGCGGGCTGCTCGACGTGATCGCCGACGCCGACTTCGCGCGCAACCGGCGCATCTTCTTCTGCTACAGCGAGCCGGCGGCAGAGGGCGGTGCCAACGGCACGGCCCTGGCCAGCGCCACGCTGGCGCCCGACATGGCGGCGCTGCAGGGCGTGCAGGTGCTGTTTCGCCAGAGCCCGACGGTGGCCAGCCGCCTGCACTTTGGCTGCCGCATCGTGCAGGCGCCGGGCGGCGCACTGTTCCTCACGCTGGGCGAGCGCTACAGCCGCAGCGACGATGCCCAGCGCCTGGACAACCACCTGGGCAAGGTAGTGCGCCTGGCGCCCACGGGCGGCGCCGCGCCCGGCAACCCGCTGGCAGGCCGCGAGGGTGCGCTGCCCGAGATCTGGAGCTGGGGCCACCGCAACCCACAGGGCGCCGCCTGGGGGCCGGACGGGCGCCTGTGGATTCACGAGCATGGCCCGCAGGGCGGTGACGAGATCAACCGCCCCGAGCCCGGGCGCAACTACGGCTGGCCCGTCATCACCTACGGCGAGAACTATGGCGGCGGCAGGATAGGCGAGGGTGTGGCCAAGGCCGGCATGGAGCAGCCGCTGCACTACTGGCTGCCGTCGATTGCACCCTCGGGCATGGCGTTTCTCACCAGCGACAACTACGGCGCGGACTGGCGCGGCAGCCTGTTCGTGGGCTCGCTCAAGTTCGCGCGCCTGCACAGGCTGCAGCTGCAGGATGGGCGCGTGGTGCGCGACGAATACCTGCTCGCCGGCCTGGGCGCGCGCATCCGCGATGTGCGCCAGGGGCCCGACGGCTGGCTCTACCTGCTCACCGACAGCGCCGATGGGCAGCTGCTGCGCCTGCGACAATGA
- a CDS encoding LysR family transcriptional regulator: MDWDNLRYFLELARVGTLAAAARRMGVEHTTVARRIQALEKQMGAPLFARDAAGHRLSEAGRQLLPAVEAMETACLGVERASPANSASAGPTGLVRVGVTEGFGTLILAPHLARLTQRHPHLSIDLLALPRMLHLSRREADIVISLERPKRGSVIVTKLADYRLYLYGQREYLARRPLVARREDLRHHDFISYVDDLLFTKELQFIDELWPPERFALRSTSVTAQYEAVRAGAGLAVLPAFIADRDPILARVLPQEAVFTRTFWMSMPAEAKPLARMQAVWAFLKEVGQIEATRLVPGGAHNAPSTGAGVS, from the coding sequence ATGGACTGGGACAACCTGCGCTACTTTCTCGAGCTCGCGCGCGTGGGCACGCTGGCCGCGGCCGCGCGCCGCATGGGGGTGGAGCACACCACGGTGGCGCGGCGCATCCAGGCGCTGGAAAAGCAGATGGGCGCGCCCCTGTTCGCGCGCGACGCCGCGGGCCACCGCCTCTCCGAGGCCGGCCGTCAGCTGCTGCCGGCCGTCGAGGCCATGGAAACCGCCTGCCTGGGCGTGGAGCGCGCCTCGCCCGCCAACTCGGCCAGCGCGGGCCCCACGGGCCTGGTGCGCGTGGGCGTGACCGAGGGCTTCGGCACGCTGATCCTCGCGCCGCATCTGGCGCGGCTCACGCAGCGCCACCCGCATCTGTCGATCGACCTGCTGGCGCTGCCGCGCATGCTGCACCTGTCGCGGCGCGAGGCGGACATCGTGATCTCGCTCGAGCGCCCCAAGCGCGGCTCGGTCATCGTCACCAAGCTGGCCGACTATCGCCTCTACCTGTACGGCCAGCGCGAATACCTCGCGCGCCGGCCACTCGTGGCGCGGCGCGAGGACCTGCGCCACCACGACTTCATCAGCTACGTGGACGACCTGCTGTTCACCAAGGAGCTGCAGTTCATCGACGAGCTTTGGCCGCCCGAGCGCTTTGCGCTGCGCAGCACCAGCGTCACCGCCCAGTACGAGGCCGTGCGCGCCGGCGCGGGCCTTGCAGTGCTGCCGGCCTTCATCGCCGACCGCGACCCCATCCTGGCGCGCGTGCTGCCGCAGGAGGCGGTCTTCACGCGCACCTTCTGGATGAGCATGCCCGCCGAGGCCAAGCCGCTGGCGCGCATGCAGGCCGTTTGGGCCTTTTTGAAGGAAGTGGGGCAGATCGAGGCCACGCGGCTCGTGCCGGGGGGCGCGCACAATGCCCCAAGCACTGGCGCAGGAGTTTCATGA
- a CDS encoding CoA-acylating methylmalonate-semialdehyde dehydrogenase: MDASTAVQAPTVKLLINGQMVESKTTQWRNVVNPATQEVLARVPFATPDEVNAAVANAKEAFKTWRKTPIGTRARIFLKLQQLIRENMKELAALLTAEQGKTLPDAEGDVFRGLEVVEHASAIGNLQLGELANNVASGVDTYTVLQPLGVCAGITPFNFPAMIPLWMFPMAIATGNTFVLKPSEQDPMVTMRLCELALEAGIPPGVLNVVHGGEDVVNAICDHPDIKAISFVGSTRVGTHVYNRASLAGKRVQCMMGAKNHAIVMPDANKEQSINAILGASFGAAGQRCMAISVAVLVGEAQKWIPEFVEKAKGLKVSAGTTPGADLGPVISCAALERVEGLIERGVQEGAKLELDGRKPTIAGFEKGNFVAPTIFSGVKPGMSIYDQEIFGPVLCIVGADDLEQAIDFINANPNGNGTAIFTQSGAAARMFQEDIDVGQVGINLPVPVPVPLFSFTGSRASKLGDLGPYGKQVVLFYTQTKTVTARWFDDSTLHHGVNTTISLK, translated from the coding sequence ATGGACGCATCCACCGCCGTACAAGCCCCCACCGTCAAGCTGCTCATCAACGGCCAGATGGTCGAGTCCAAGACCACCCAGTGGCGCAATGTGGTCAACCCCGCCACGCAGGAAGTGCTGGCGCGCGTGCCCTTTGCCACGCCCGACGAGGTGAACGCCGCCGTGGCCAACGCCAAGGAGGCCTTCAAGACCTGGCGCAAGACCCCCATTGGCACGCGTGCGCGCATCTTCCTGAAGCTGCAGCAGCTCATCCGCGAGAACATGAAGGAGCTGGCCGCACTGCTCACGGCCGAACAGGGCAAGACCCTGCCCGACGCCGAGGGCGACGTGTTCCGCGGCCTGGAGGTGGTCGAGCATGCGAGCGCCATCGGCAACCTGCAGCTCGGCGAGCTGGCCAACAACGTGGCCAGCGGCGTGGACACCTACACCGTGCTCCAGCCCCTGGGCGTGTGCGCGGGCATCACGCCGTTCAACTTCCCCGCCATGATTCCGCTGTGGATGTTCCCCATGGCCATTGCCACGGGCAACACCTTTGTCTTGAAGCCCTCCGAGCAGGATCCCATGGTCACCATGCGCCTGTGCGAGCTGGCGCTCGAGGCCGGCATCCCCCCCGGCGTGCTCAACGTGGTGCATGGCGGCGAGGACGTGGTCAACGCCATCTGTGACCACCCGGACATCAAGGCGATTTCCTTCGTGGGCAGCACCCGCGTCGGCACCCATGTGTACAACCGCGCCAGCCTCGCCGGCAAGCGCGTGCAATGCATGATGGGCGCGAAGAACCACGCCATCGTCATGCCCGACGCGAACAAGGAGCAGTCGATCAACGCCATCCTCGGCGCGTCGTTCGGCGCGGCCGGCCAGCGCTGCATGGCGATCTCGGTCGCCGTGCTGGTGGGCGAGGCGCAGAAGTGGATCCCCGAGTTCGTCGAAAAGGCCAAGGGGCTGAAGGTGTCGGCCGGCACGACGCCCGGCGCCGACCTCGGCCCGGTCATCTCCTGCGCCGCCCTCGAGCGCGTGGAAGGCCTGATCGAGCGCGGCGTGCAGGAAGGCGCGAAGCTCGAGCTCGACGGCCGCAAGCCCACCATTGCCGGCTTCGAGAAGGGCAACTTCGTCGCGCCCACGATCTTCAGCGGCGTCAAGCCCGGCATGAGCATCTACGACCAGGAGATCTTCGGCCCCGTGCTGTGCATCGTCGGCGCCGACGACCTGGAGCAGGCCATCGACTTCATCAACGCCAACCCCAACGGCAACGGCACGGCCATCTTCACGCAGTCGGGCGCGGCCGCGCGCATGTTCCAGGAGGACATCGACGTGGGCCAGGTCGGCATCAACCTGCCGGTGCCGGTGCCGGTGCCGCTGTTCTCGTTCACGGGCAGCCGCGCCTCCAAGCTCGGCGACCTGGGCCCCTACGGCAAGCAGGTCGTGCTGTTCTACACGCAGACCAAGACCGTGACGGCGCGCTGGTTCGACGACAGCACGCTGCACCATGGCGTGAACACGACCATCAGCCTGAAGTAA
- a CDS encoding acyl-CoA dehydrogenase family protein encodes MDFELSEDQRAFADTARQFAQAELAPHAAEWDATATFPVDAIAKAGELGFCGLYAPESIGGLALPRLDATLVFEELAAVDPSTTAFITIHNMATWMLGTWAQDAVRAEWGEQLTSGQKLASYCLTEPGSGSDAASIKTRAELVGNEYVINGSKAFISGAGSTDVLVLMARTGDAGAGGISAFAVPAHLPGIAYGKKEEKMGWNSQPTRQISFDNVRIPASHLLGREGEGFKIAMKGLDGGRINIATCSVGAAQGALTHAQRYMQERKQFGKTLASFQALQFKLADMATDLVAARQMVRLAASKLDAGAPDASTYCAMAKRFATDAGFGVINDALQLHGGYGYIREYPLERLLRDARVHQILEGTNEIMRVIIGRRMLDGDAPDAIR; translated from the coding sequence ATGGACTTTGAACTCAGCGAAGATCAACGCGCCTTTGCCGACACCGCGCGGCAGTTCGCCCAGGCGGAGCTGGCACCCCATGCGGCCGAATGGGACGCCACGGCCACGTTTCCGGTGGATGCCATTGCCAAGGCGGGCGAGCTGGGCTTTTGCGGCCTGTACGCGCCCGAGTCCATCGGCGGCCTGGCCTTGCCGCGTCTGGATGCGACACTGGTCTTTGAAGAACTGGCCGCGGTCGATCCATCGACGACCGCCTTCATCACCATCCACAACATGGCGACCTGGATGCTGGGCACCTGGGCCCAGGACGCGGTACGCGCCGAATGGGGCGAGCAGCTCACCAGCGGGCAAAAGCTCGCCAGCTACTGCCTGACGGAGCCGGGCAGCGGCTCGGACGCGGCCAGCATCAAGACCCGCGCCGAGCTCGTGGGCAACGAGTACGTCATCAACGGCAGCAAGGCCTTCATCAGCGGCGCCGGCTCCACCGACGTGCTGGTGCTCATGGCGCGCACCGGTGATGCGGGCGCGGGCGGCATCAGCGCCTTTGCCGTGCCCGCGCATCTGCCGGGCATTGCCTACGGCAAGAAGGAAGAAAAAATGGGCTGGAACAGCCAGCCCACGCGCCAGATCAGCTTTGACAACGTGCGCATTCCCGCAAGCCACCTGCTCGGCCGCGAGGGCGAAGGCTTCAAGATCGCCATGAAGGGGCTGGACGGCGGGCGCATCAACATCGCCACCTGCTCGGTGGGCGCGGCCCAGGGCGCGCTCACGCATGCGCAGCGCTACATGCAGGAGCGCAAGCAGTTCGGCAAGACCTTGGCGAGCTTTCAGGCGCTGCAGTTCAAGCTGGCCGACATGGCGACCGACCTCGTCGCCGCACGCCAGATGGTGCGCCTGGCGGCGAGCAAACTCGACGCCGGCGCGCCGGACGCCAGCACCTACTGCGCCATGGCCAAGCGCTTTGCCACCGACGCGGGCTTTGGCGTGATCAACGACGCGCTGCAGCTGCACGGCGGCTATGGCTACATCCGCGAATACCCGCTCGAGCGCCTGCTGCGCGACGCGCGCGTGCACCAGATTCTGGAGGGCACGAACGAGATCATGCGCGTCATCATCGGCCGGCGCATGCTCGACGGCGACGCGCCGGACGCCATTCGATGA
- a CDS encoding TfoX/Sxy family protein encodes MPARPLSHEALRLIAAVQDALAERLGADVDVQERPLFGSHAFMVDGKLCLAVRDDELLVRLPPPEHAALAETPGLRPLAPQGGMAGYFWVSPAAYATRAQWRHWIDAALAYNPQARATPRRAKSSATGLPPSPSGRGPG; translated from the coding sequence ATGCCGGCCCGCCCCCTGTCCCATGAGGCCCTGCGGCTGATCGCCGCGGTGCAGGACGCGCTCGCCGAGCGCCTGGGCGCCGACGTGGACGTGCAGGAGCGCCCGCTGTTCGGCAGCCACGCCTTCATGGTGGACGGCAAGCTCTGCCTGGCCGTCAGGGACGACGAGCTGCTCGTGCGCCTGCCGCCGCCAGAGCACGCCGCCCTGGCCGAAACCCCGGGCCTGCGCCCGCTGGCGCCGCAGGGCGGCATGGCCGGCTACTTCTGGGTCAGCCCCGCGGCCTACGCCACGCGCGCGCAGTGGCGCCACTGGATAGACGCGGCCCTGGCCTACAACCCCCAGGCCAGGGCCACGCCGCGACGGGCCAAAAGCAGCGCCACCGGACTTCCTCCCTCTCCCTCTGGGAGAGGGCCGGGGTGA